The proteins below come from a single Miscanthus floridulus cultivar M001 chromosome 1, ASM1932011v1, whole genome shotgun sequence genomic window:
- the LOC136449735 gene encoding probable protein phosphatase 2C 28: MLAAVMDYFSSCWGPRSRAGHRGKGSDAAGRQDGLLWYKDAGQLVTGEFSMAVVQANQLLEDQSQVESGSLSLADPGPQGTFVGVYDGHGGPETSRFINDHLFNHLRKFATEHKCVSADVIRKAFQATEEGFLSLVSKEWSMKPQIASVGSCCLVGVICAGTLYVANLGDSRAVLGRLVKATGEVVAMQLSSEHNACHEEVRQELQASHPDDPHIVVLKHNVWRVKGIIQISRSIGDVYLKKPEYNREPLHSKFRLRESFQKPILSSEPQITEHRIQPNDRFVIFASDGLWEHLSNQEAVDLVQSSPRNGIARRLVKAAMQEAAKKREMRYSDLKRIDRGVRRHFHDDTTVVVVFLDSNAMSKASWSKSPSVSIRGGGVTLPAKSLVPFSAPAQLNSTY; this comes from the exons ATGCTGGCCGCGGTGATGGACTACTTCAGCTCCTGCTGGGGCCCGCGATCTCGTGCCGGGCACCGGGGCAAGGGCTCCGACGCCGCCGGCCGGCAGGACGGTCTCCTCTGGTACAAGGACGCCGGCCAGCTCGTCACTGGGGAGTTCTCCATGGCCGTGGTGCAGGCCAACCAGCTGCTCGAGGACCAGAGCCAAGTGGAGTCCGGATCGCTCTCCCTCGCTGACCCCGGCCCGCAGGGTACCTTCGTGGGCGTCTatgatggccatggcggcccggAGACGTCCCGGTTCATCAATGACCACCTCTTCAACCATCTCAGGA AATTTGCAACTGAGCACAAGTGTGTGTCAGCGGACGTGATCCGGAAAGCTTTCCAAGCAACTGAGGAGGGCTTTCTTTCTCTAGTAAGCAAGGAATGGTCTATGAAGCCTCAGATTGCTTCAGTAGGCTCCTGCTGCCTTGTTGGTGTAATCTGTGCTGGGACACTCTATGTTGCAAACCTGGGCGACTCACGTGCAGTTCTTGGAAGGCTTGTTAAGGCAACTGGAGAGGTTGTGGCCATGCAGTTGTCATCGGAGCACAATGCGTGCCATGAGGAAGTTAGACAAGAGCTGCAAGCATCACATCCTGATGATCCACATATTGTGGTTCTCAAACACAATGTTTGGCGAGTGAAGGGTATCATCCAG ATCTCAAGATCTATTGGAGATGTATATCTAAAGAAACCAGAGTATAACAGAGAACCTCTTCATAGCAAGTTTCGGCTTCGAGAAAGCTTCCAGAAGCCGATTCTTAGTTCTGAACCTCAAATTACTGAACATCGAATACAGCCAAACGATCGGTTTGTTATATTTGCTTCTGATGGTCTATGGGAGCACCTCAGCAATCAGGAAGCAGTTGACCTTGTCCAAAGTAGTCCCCGTAAT GGAATCGCTCGGAGACTGGTGAAAGCCGCGATGCAAGAAGCTGCCAAGAAGAGGGAGATGAGATATTCAGACCTCAAGAGGATCGACCGAGGTGTGAGAAGGCATTTCCACGACGATACAACCGTGGTTGTGGTGTTCCTGGATTCAAATGCCATGAGCAAAGCAAGCTGGAGCAAAAGCCCCTCTGTTTCGATCCGAGGGGGCGGTGTCACCCTTCCCGCGAAATCCCTCGTACCTTTCTCAGCTCCGGCACAGTTGAACAGCACCTACTGA
- the LOC136449744 gene encoding protein CHAPERONE-LIKE PROTEIN OF POR1, chloroplastic-like, with amino-acid sequence MATATALSLSGGGGGGGTPLLHGHAALASGRCCAFPRSRWRTPRLSASRADDSSPAPFEMTVEGALKLLGVAEGASFDEILRAKNSVLASCKDDQDAVSQVEAAYDMLLMQSLSQRRAGKVANNSIRYADVKPVKSAGAGTVPKWMQATMKNAPITFETPSSSGLGIQSCVYGALMVFTYASGSSTSLPSAYTSPDVPGFILATGFGASLYFLAKKNMNLGKAALITVGGLAAGATVGSAVENFLQVDIVPFLGIHSPAVVVSEFILFSQLLVSLFVR; translated from the exons ATGGCCACGGCGACGGCCCTCTccctcagcggcggcggcggcggcggcggcactccCCTGCTCCACGGGCACGCGGCCTTGGCCTCGGGACGGTGCTGCGCGTTCCCGCGCTCGCGGTGGAGGACGCCGCGCCTATCGGCCTCCCGCGCGGACGACTCCTCGCCGGCGCCGTTCGAGATGACGGTGGAGGGCGCGTTGAAGCTGCTCGGCGTCGCCGAGGGCGCGTCCTTCGACGAAATCCTGCGCGCCAAGAATTCCGTCCTCGCCTCCTGCAAGGACGACCAGGACGCCGTCTCCCAG GTCGAAGCAGCCTATGACATGTTGCTTATGCAGAGCTTATCACAGCGGAGGGCTGGAAAGGTTGCTAATAACAGCATCCGCTATGCTGATGTTAAACCTGTAAAGAGTGCAGGAGCTGGGACAGTCCCAAAGTGGATGCAGGCAACAATGAAGAATGCACCTATTACATTCGAGACTCCATCTTCGAGCGGCTTGGGCATCCAGTCATGTGTTTATGGTGCACTAATGGTTTTCACCTATGCTAGTGGAAGCTCGACGTCTTTGCCATCTGCGTACACTAGCCCTGATGTGCCAGGTTTTATCCTAGCAACAGGATTTGGTGCATCACTGTACTTCCTGGCAAAGAAAAATATGAACTTAG GTAAGGCTGCATTGATCACTGTCGGGGGACTTGCAGCTGGTGCAACTGTCGGATCTGCAGTGGAGAATTTCCTGCAGGTTGATATCGTGCCCTTTCTAGGCATCCACTCCCCCGCCGTCGTTGTCAGTGAATTTATTCTGTTCTCCCAATTGTTGGTATCACTGTTTGTTAGGTAG